In Runella sp. SP2, the genomic window AATCTTTTCACGTATAAATAACAATCTAATCTGCCCTTTCTGCCCCAAATTTGACTGGATTCGTCACAGATTTTACATAGGCGTGGCTACTGATTCTACTTTTGATTAGCTTTTTTATGGCGTATCAAGCAAAGTAAACCAATGCCCCGTCAAATGAATCACCCAATCTTGACTTTATTAATTCTACCGCTACTTGGGAAAACCTTATTTGCCCAAGAAAAAGGGAAGCAACTCGACGGCTTAGTCATTCAGAAATCCCTTCAAAGTATCAGTACGGCTATCCAAGAAAAGTACGTTTACCCTGATAAGGCGTTACTAATTACCAATTTTCTAACCAGCCAATATAAGTTAGGGAAATATAGTCAACTGACGTCTCTTAAAGATTTGGCGGATAACCTTACCGAAGACATCCATTCTATCCACCATGACAAGCATTTACGCATTGAGTACGACATAAAATTGGAACAAGATATTATCCGTTTTAACAATTCACAAGAGGGCAAAAAAGAAATAACTGAACTAGACATTTCTAACGAAAAATCACAAAATTTTTTCTTTAGAAAACTTGAAATTTTACCATCAAACATCGGCTATATCGAGTTTACAAACTTCGCTTTACCAAGCGAAGAAGCCCAAAAGACCATTCGGAGTGCGATGCAGTTTCTTTCGCATACCGATGCTTTAATTATTGATTTGCGCAACAACCGTGGAGGAAGTGGCAAATCGAACAATTTGCTGGGGTATTTTTTTAAAGAAAAAACAAAAACAGGCAGAAATTTCAATCGCCTAACAAACACTTGGACAGAAAACTTTATTGCGCCTGCGGATTTTTTCCTTGATATACCTGTTTACGTCCTAACAAGTAAAAGAACGTTTTCTGCGGCAGAAGGCTTCGCTTACATCTTACAAAACCAGCACAATGCCGTTGTGGTAGGAGAATCTACAAGTGGTGGTGCCCATCTAACCCGAAGTTTTAGTTTAGGAAATGGATTGGTAGGGTTTATCCCTTATTTACGAAGTGAGAATGAAAAAACGCATACCGATTGGGAAGGCACAGGGGTTATTCCTGAGGTACGTACAGAGGCTAAAAATGCGTTACTTTTTGCTCACAACAAACTGTTGGAGAACAAACTAAAAAATGCCAACGCAAATGAGAAAAGCAAGATACAATGGCTTATCAACTACAATCAATCCAAAACTGCTACAATTGTTCTGGACAGTGCCAAACTTGCTAGGTTTACGGGGCGTTTTGCCGAATTTGAAATTACGAAACAAGGTACTAATCTCTACTTTAGGGATGTAAATCAAAGCAATAAAACACCCTTTCAAATGACTCCCATTTCGCTAACATTATTTCAGGTAGGCGAAGATTATCAGGTAGAATTTATGAATGAGTCGGGAGGGCAATTCCAATCCATTAATCTAAGTTGGAGTGATGGGTGGGCCGAAAAAATAGACAAAAAACAGTAACCAATTAACAGCCATTTTTCTTAACCAATCATCGCTATGACCATCGAACGTTTTCGCACTTTTGAGCTTTGGGGAATCAGCCTTTTAACGGCTATTTATTTGCTCATTGCTGTTTCTACCGATTACAGCCAGTATATCAACGTCTTGCGTATTATTAATGCCGACGAAGAAAACCGCATTTTTTTGAGTTATAACTGGTGGACTAACGGCTTCTTGCCCTTTCTGAATATTGGTTTAGGAGTCTGGAGTTGTTGGTTTATCCAATCTCAGTACGTCGTCAGGCTATGGCAACGAGACGAACAACTTAAAGCGCTCTTGGCATTGACTGCCGCAGGCTTTTTATTGCTGGCTGGGGTTTGGAGTTACTTGTTTTTGCACGACGAATTGGTGTTTCGTCACGATAAAAACTACAACATCATCGGGGCTAAACTCTACAACTTGTTTCGCCTGCGCAACGTGGCCATGATTTCGAGTGGTCTTTTCCTTTCTACGTCTATTTACACCGTCCTTTCGCAGCTATACCAGTGGGTGTTGCAACATCAACCCGAGGAAGAAAATGCGCTCACTTATCAAATCATAAAAGAAGGAAGCATTCTGGCATTGGTTGGATTTGTGGCTTTTGCCAGCTTTCAAATTTTGACCAACGATATGTTTATTATTCCAGGTTTTATGTGGGTGCTTGGGTCGTACTTGCACGTCTATTTGTACCACCATCATTTTATCCGTTGGAGAGGTTTTCGTTTTTACCGCTACCCCGAGAGTCGGGCGGCAATCCAAAAAGTATTACTTCTGTTTGGAGCCAGTTTGGTCGTAAGTTTTATTGGAAATCTTGTTCATATTTTATTCAAAATCTATCACCCTTACGTGGTGTTTCCTGTACAAGTAGAAGGCGTTTTTATGTTAAGTCTTGTTGCTTGGATTGGGGCGATTGTGGTCACCATTATGCGGCAGTTGATGGTAAAACCGTTGGAAACCAGCCTCAACCGCAACCAAGCGGAGTTGTCGGCGTTACGGGCGCAAATCAACCCACACTTTTTATTTAACGCCATGAATACCCTTTACGCCACGTCTATTGAAGAAAATGCCGAACGCACCTCGCAAGGAATCCAGCAACTGTCGGACATGATGCGGTTTATGATGCACGAAAACAACCAAGACCAAATCGACATTCGACAAGAGGTGCAATATTTGCGCAACTACGTTGATTTACAGCGCCTTCGCATCAGCGAATCCGACAAATTTGAGTTAAAAATTGAGCTTGACGACTCGCTTTGTTTGCGCTCAGTAGCACCCATGATGCTCATTCCTTTTGTGGAAAATGCCTTCAAACACGGCGTAAGTTTGCGCAATCATTCGTGGATTTTTGTAAAACTCCACTGTGATACCGAAAAGCTCCACTTTACGGTCAACAACAGCCTACATCCGCGCAGCGACCAAGACCCCGAGAAATACTCATCGGGCATCGGGCTCGTCAATGTTCGCAAACGCTTGGAGCTTCTTTACCCCAATCGCCATCATTTACTGATTCATCAGACGGAAAAGGAATTTTCGGTCAGCCTAGAAATTGCCATTAATTCCAAAAAAATACGTACCAAAAAGCCATCACGCATCGCAGGTCTTTTTTCTTTTTTGGCGTAGTTTCCCTCGCCTCTTCTACCCTTCCTCGCCGCTAATTAAGCTCTTTTGCTTTTTGGTGCCAGCGGCTTGGTTGAGGCGATACATAACGGTCAGGTTGATTTGGCGAGCACGCATCCCAAAAGTTCCTTCTGAGTAGAAGTTTAAGCCTTCGGTAATGGTACGCATATAGCGCGAGTTAAACACGTCGATGACGTTGCAAGTAAGCGTGCCTTTGCCTTTGAGAATTTCTTTGCTAAACGCCAAGTCAACAAATGTACGGGACTTACGGCTTCCTTGCGGAAGTTGCTGAGGTGCTTCATAATTGGCACGGACTTGCAAATCAGTGCCTTTAGCAAGCGTAAAACGTGACGTTTGGCGGGCAAACCAGCTGTAAGTATCGGCTTTGAAGGTCGCGTCGAGGTTTTGGCCGTTGGTAATGGCGCGGAAAAAGTTAAAGTTGAGGTCTAATTTCCACCACTTAAACGGCGTGTAATTGCTCGTAAATTCAGCCCCGTACGCATCTTCTGTGGCCAAGTTTTCGGGACGGGTATTTGAAACTCCCTGCGCGTCCACCCGACGAATACGGAGTACTTTTCCGTTGGTATGACGATAATACACCGACGACGTAAACGACCCTTTTTCAAAATAATAGATGTGTCCTAAATCAAACGAGTTGGTAAATTCAGGATTCAAATCGGGGTTTCCTGAGAAAAAGTTACGTTGATCCGACAAGGTCACGTACGGGCTCAAGTCGTTGTAAGTTGGCCGCCGCACCCGACGGCTATAGCTCACCTGAAAGGCGTTGTCAGGATTGAGGTTGTAAGTAAAGTGTGCACTTGGAAATAAGTTGCTGTACTTACGAGGATTGGTTTGGTTGGTTTCCCGCAAAATCGTCGTTACGTCCGTAATCTCAGCCCGCAAACCCGCTTGGTAGCTAAATTTCTTGGTTTTATTTCCCAAAATCCCGTAAACTCCGTGGATATTTTCTTTGTAAATGAAATAGTTATCCAAGCCTGGTAAGGCGTCAAAACCGCCTTGGGCGTTTTGTTGGGTTACGATATAGTCATTGACCATATCACGAAAACTAGAACGAATCCCTGTTTCAAATTTGCCATCTTTCCCAATGGGCTGCACGTAGTCTAAGGTCGCAATGAGTTGATTTTCGTACTCATCGTTTAGTGATTTTTGAAGCAACGAGCCTTGTTTATTCGGCGTTCCGTCGGCAAATCGGCTGTTTTGGGTATAAGTTTGGTCAGAACGCTCCCAATAGGTCAAATAACGCACATCTGCAATCAACTCCTGATTTTTGCGATTATACGTTTTTTTATACGTCACCGAATACTCCGAATACGGCTCGGCTTCGGTTTCGCGCTGTTGGCGGTCGGTGATGGTTCGCAGGTTCGACAAAGAATTGATATAATCTTTATACGTATTGTCGGTAATCCGCAGCACGTCCGTCCGACGGAATTGGTACGAAGCCGTCAGGATATTTTTTTCGTTGAAAAAATAATCCAAGCCACCGCGAATGGTATTGGCAATGGTTTTGACGTTTCCGCTGGTATTTTGTTGCAAAATCGCCGTGGTATCCTTGCCATACACCTCTTGGTACAACCGTCCTGCCGAAATCGGCACACGGTACGCAATGCCGTAGTTGAGGAAGAAATTAAGCTTGTTTTTGCGATAATTGATATTGGCCGCCACTCCGTAGTTGGGTCGGAAACCCGTCACTACTTCAAACGAGCCATTGATGCCCTGTTTACGCTCTTTTTTGAGGACAATATTGATAATTCCCGACAGACCTTCGGCCTCGTACCGCGCCGATGGATTGGTGATGATTTCGACACGCTCAATCTGATTACCTTGCAATTGCTGCAAACCTGCCCCGCCCTTAAAACTCACTAATCCTGACGGTTTTCCGTCAATCAAAATCCGTACGCCATCGCTTCCGCGTAGTTTCACATTTCCTTCCGTATCGACCGACACCGAGGGTACGTTGCTCAAAATATCAATCGCCGTTCCACCCGCGTTGGCAAGGTCTTTACCTACGTTGAATATTTTTTTGTCCAACGCCAATTCCATCGAGCTCTTTTCGGCTTGTACCACCACTTCGTCCAACGTTCGGGCAGAGGCGGCTATTTTCAGCGTTCCTAGGTCATGCGAAGGTTGTTCTTTGGAAAGCGTAAATGTGCTGGTTTTAAAGGACTTGTAGCCAATAAACTCGACCACCGCATAGAATTGCCCATAGGGAACATCCACGGTCAGTTGGCCTTTATCGTCGGTAATAGCCCCCGAAATGAGCGTACTGTCGGTACTTTTTAGGATTCTAATGGTCGCATACGACAACGGTGCGTTGGTTTGTGCGTCGGTGACAATGCCCTTGACTTTCGCCAATTTTTGGGCATTTTGGGCTTGTAATGAAGTAAAGCCCAACAACGAAAGGCTCACTAAAACAACAAATTTTGTAAAAAAGGGGGTGGAGATAATCGTTTTCATCATACTGTACTAAAGAAAAAGCCAAAGGTTTTGTACTCATACAAAAGCCCCGAAAAGTCATATTTTCGAGGCTTTGTAAGCTTTTTAGCTGTCGTCGGGTTGTGAGCAACCCTCTGCACGTCAGCGTCGGGGTGTGAGCACCCCTCCACACAATAGTCGGGTTGTGAGCACCCTCCACACGTAAGCAACCCTCTGCACTGCGCGTTACTTCCCTTGTGGGCGGCGCAACACAAGACTATCGGCAGGGTACTGCGCTTTGAGCGAGTCCATGTTGGTTTGTGCCCAGTTGATAAGGGTTTGTTTTTGCGCTTCGGTCAATTTAGCTCCTGAATGTAGCCCAAAATAAGTGTAAGACTCCAGCGGCATTTCTCCTTCTTTAATCATCTCGATGGTTTCTTCAAACTTATGGTTTTGGTACGCCACCGAGCGCGACGTAAAGTTTGAAAAATTGAGATGCCGCTTTCCGTCGGTGACGTGGTGATCCAAAAACCAAGCCACAGGCTGAATGTTTGAATACCACGGATATTCGGTTTTATTGCTGTGGCAATCGTCACACGCTACTTTCAAAAGGCTTTTTACGTCCGCAGGAACGGCATATTTGGTCGAAACGTCGTACGTACGGTCGTCAGAAATATTTTTCTCAGGTCGGATAAATTGGATGAGAATCAAAACCGCTCCCAAACCAATCAAAATTTTGTTTTTCATAGTGATACGTAGCTAAATTTTAAACTGTTTTTGCCGTCAGCTTGCTTTGCTTCGTAAGCTACAACCAACTGATTACCAAGAACAATCCCAGTTGAATTGGTCGCATTGGTGGCGTCTGCTATCCACGTTGTTTCTGACACTTGCCCTTCCGCAATTTTACGATACGCAATCTGAGTTGGCGTACCTTCACCTTTACTTTGTTCCCAGAGCATCACTGCCGAATTTCCATTGCTGGTCAAGGCGGGATTTTTGGCAGAAGCCTCGGTCAAGACAAAGAATTTCTTCCCCTCTCTCGTCGTTAGGCGAATCCCTTTTTCTTGGTCAGAACCCGAAAACCACGCCAAAAGCTCACTTTTGCCGTACTGCGTCGAAATCGCTCCGCTGTGAGGGCAACCCATGATTTTCCAGTTGTCATTATAAACAATCGCTGACTTTGAAAACGTAGCTGCGTTATCCGTCGAAATCAAACGTGCCATGTCGCGAATATCGTCGTTGTTGTCGCGATAAACCACCGTAAACGCTCCGTTCGCATCCACCGACAAATTGATAGGGCAACAATCGCACACCACCGCATCCAATAAACGTTCAGGCTGCATTACGCCTCCTTTTGAGACGACCAAACGCAAATCCCGTTCTTCGTGTTTGGTGCTATTGGCCACGTCTTTCAAGTACGCCACGGCGATTTCATCGTTTGGCAAAACCACTGCATCAAAGAAACCACGCACAATTCCTTGTTTAGGATCAGAATCCACCGACTGCGGCGCTGTCCACGTAGTCCCTCCGTCTTTGGAAACACAATACACAATGTTAGAAGAACGACCTCCTCCGCGTCCTGAAGCGGGTGCGGCCCCAGCTTCTCCACGGTTGGAAAACACCGCTACAAAGCTGCCATCCTTTTTAGAAAGCACTTTGGCACGCATCATACGGCTATTACCAATGCCGTTACCACTAAAAATGGTCTTCTTTTCCGCAAATGTTTTGCCTTTATCTTTTGAAAACGCTACGCAGAAAGAGGTCATTCCTGAAACATCTTTTTCAGTCCACGAAAGCATCAATTCCCCTCTGGGAGTTTCGGCCAACAAAGGCATGGAGTAGGTTTTCGTTGGGTCAAGGTCGATGGGGGAAACAGCAAAGTTGGTATTGGTAGAAACCCAAGTTGTAAATTCGGGCGTACTTTCACCGTGACAAATAACAATTTCGGAGGGCGTCGGCGTGGCTGTTGGGAAAAAACTCCCCAATACGCCTACCAACACGAGCGGAAGAAATGCGCTTACATTCATCATTTTACTAAAAGGTTTGATTAAAAAAAGAGTAAGTAGCTAACAATCACTGAAACGAAAGTATTCCTTTTCTGAGTGATTCAAAGAAGAACTATACCGATTATTGATTTTGATAGATGGCTTACCGATTTTGCTAGATAACTTCTCCTTTTTTTCTATATCCAATGTTTCCGTTTGAAGAAAAACCACATGGCGGCCATTGAAAAAATCATGAGCAATAACGAGAACCAAAATCCAAAGGGATGCGTGCTGCTTGGCAAAATGGTATAGTTCATTCCAAAAATACCCGCAATCAGCGTAGGAGGCATAAAAATGATGGTAAAGACCGTAAAAATCTTGATAATCTGGTTTTGTTCAAGATTGATAAGACCCATAAAGGTATTTTGCAAATACTCCAATCGCTCAAAATTGAAGGTACTGTATTCCAAAAGCGAGCTAATGTCTTTCAACACAATGCGTAAGCGTTCTTTTCTATCATCGGGAAAAAATTGGCTTCGTAGAATGCCCGACAAAACCCGTTGTTTATCAATAATAGTTTCGCGCAAGAGCATGGTATTTTCTTGCATCATATTGATTTTCAGCAGAATTTCTTGCTTTGCTTTTTGTTCCCGATTGAGGTCTTTGCTAATGGTACTAATGTCCCGTGAGAGTCCTTCGAGCACGTCGGCGTCGCTTTCGATGCGGGTTTCGAGCAAAAGAAGAAGAATATCAACCCCGTTTTGAAAAGTCTCTTGACTCACTTTCATTTTCCGAACCGTATCGGCAAAGGTCTTTGAGTCGCCATCACGATAGGTAAACAGCACGCCTTCCCGAATCAGGAGCGAAACGGGGTAAATCGCGTAGCCGTCCGCGTTGATTTTCAAAAAATTAGAGTTAGCATTGATGGTATCGTTTTGTTCAAAATACCGCGAACTGCTCTCAATTTCCACAATTTCTTGGGGTGTCTGGAAACTAATATCGCACTTGGTTTCGACCCATTCTTCTTCTTCTTGCGTGGGTGACTGCAAGTCTATCCACAAAATTTGCTTGATGTGTCCAATTTCGCGAACGTCGTTTTCGCGTTTGATGTGCTTTCCTTCACGATAAAAAATACGTACCATACCTCACTGCATTTGCGCCAAAGTTAGTGATTTGGTTG contains:
- a CDS encoding S41 family peptidase → MNHPILTLLILPLLGKTLFAQEKGKQLDGLVIQKSLQSISTAIQEKYVYPDKALLITNFLTSQYKLGKYSQLTSLKDLADNLTEDIHSIHHDKHLRIEYDIKLEQDIIRFNNSQEGKKEITELDISNEKSQNFFFRKLEILPSNIGYIEFTNFALPSEEAQKTIRSAMQFLSHTDALIIDLRNNRGGSGKSNNLLGYFFKEKTKTGRNFNRLTNTWTENFIAPADFFLDIPVYVLTSKRTFSAAEGFAYILQNQHNAVVVGESTSGGAHLTRSFSLGNGLVGFIPYLRSENEKTHTDWEGTGVIPEVRTEAKNALLFAHNKLLENKLKNANANEKSKIQWLINYNQSKTATIVLDSAKLARFTGRFAEFEITKQGTNLYFRDVNQSNKTPFQMTPISLTLFQVGEDYQVEFMNESGGQFQSINLSWSDGWAEKIDKKQ
- the corA gene encoding magnesium/cobalt transporter CorA encodes the protein MVRIFYREGKHIKRENDVREIGHIKQILWIDLQSPTQEEEEWVETKCDISFQTPQEIVEIESSSRYFEQNDTINANSNFLKINADGYAIYPVSLLIREGVLFTYRDGDSKTFADTVRKMKVSQETFQNGVDILLLLLETRIESDADVLEGLSRDISTISKDLNREQKAKQEILLKINMMQENTMLLRETIIDKQRVLSGILRSQFFPDDRKERLRIVLKDISSLLEYSTFNFERLEYLQNTFMGLINLEQNQIIKIFTVFTIIFMPPTLIAGIFGMNYTILPSSTHPFGFWFSLLLMIFSMAAMWFFFKRKHWI
- a CDS encoding heme-binding domain-containing protein → MKNKILIGLGAVLILIQFIRPEKNISDDRTYDVSTKYAVPADVKSLLKVACDDCHSNKTEYPWYSNIQPVAWFLDHHVTDGKRHLNFSNFTSRSVAYQNHKFEETIEMIKEGEMPLESYTYFGLHSGAKLTEAQKQTLINWAQTNMDSLKAQYPADSLVLRRPQGK
- a CDS encoding sensor histidine kinase, with product MTIERFRTFELWGISLLTAIYLLIAVSTDYSQYINVLRIINADEENRIFLSYNWWTNGFLPFLNIGLGVWSCWFIQSQYVVRLWQRDEQLKALLALTAAGFLLLAGVWSYLFLHDELVFRHDKNYNIIGAKLYNLFRLRNVAMISSGLFLSTSIYTVLSQLYQWVLQHQPEEENALTYQIIKEGSILALVGFVAFASFQILTNDMFIIPGFMWVLGSYLHVYLYHHHFIRWRGFRFYRYPESRAAIQKVLLLFGASLVVSFIGNLVHILFKIYHPYVVFPVQVEGVFMLSLVAWIGAIVVTIMRQLMVKPLETSLNRNQAELSALRAQINPHFLFNAMNTLYATSIEENAERTSQGIQQLSDMMRFMMHENNQDQIDIRQEVQYLRNYVDLQRLRISESDKFELKIELDDSLCLRSVAPMMLIPFVENAFKHGVSLRNHSWIFVKLHCDTEKLHFTVNNSLHPRSDQDPEKYSSGIGLVNVRKRLELLYPNRHHLLIHQTEKEFSVSLEIAINSKKIRTKKPSRIAGLFSFLA
- a CDS encoding TonB-dependent receptor domain-containing protein, with product MMKTIISTPFFTKFVVLVSLSLLGFTSLQAQNAQKLAKVKGIVTDAQTNAPLSYATIRILKSTDSTLISGAITDDKGQLTVDVPYGQFYAVVEFIGYKSFKTSTFTLSKEQPSHDLGTLKIAASARTLDEVVVQAEKSSMELALDKKIFNVGKDLANAGGTAIDILSNVPSVSVDTEGNVKLRGSDGVRILIDGKPSGLVSFKGGAGLQQLQGNQIERVEIITNPSARYEAEGLSGIINIVLKKERKQGINGSFEVVTGFRPNYGVAANINYRKNKLNFFLNYGIAYRVPISAGRLYQEVYGKDTTAILQQNTSGNVKTIANTIRGGLDYFFNEKNILTASYQFRRTDVLRITDNTYKDYINSLSNLRTITDRQQRETEAEPYSEYSVTYKKTYNRKNQELIADVRYLTYWERSDQTYTQNSRFADGTPNKQGSLLQKSLNDEYENQLIATLDYVQPIGKDGKFETGIRSSFRDMVNDYIVTQQNAQGGFDALPGLDNYFIYKENIHGVYGILGNKTKKFSYQAGLRAEITDVTTILRETNQTNPRKYSNLFPSAHFTYNLNPDNAFQVSYSRRVRRPTYNDLSPYVTLSDQRNFFSGNPDLNPEFTNSFDLGHIYYFEKGSFTSSVYYRHTNGKVLRIRRVDAQGVSNTRPENLATEDAYGAEFTSNYTPFKWWKLDLNFNFFRAITNGQNLDATFKADTYSWFARQTSRFTLAKGTDLQVRANYEAPQQLPQGSRKSRTFVDLAFSKEILKGKGTLTCNVIDVFNSRYMRTITEGLNFYSEGTFGMRARQINLTVMYRLNQAAGTKKQKSLISGEEG
- a CDS encoding sialidase family protein, translated to MMNVSAFLPLVLVGVLGSFFPTATPTPSEIVICHGESTPEFTTWVSTNTNFAVSPIDLDPTKTYSMPLLAETPRGELMLSWTEKDVSGMTSFCVAFSKDKGKTFAEKKTIFSGNGIGNSRMMRAKVLSKKDGSFVAVFSNRGEAGAAPASGRGGGRSSNIVYCVSKDGGTTWTAPQSVDSDPKQGIVRGFFDAVVLPNDEIAVAYLKDVANSTKHEERDLRLVVSKGGVMQPERLLDAVVCDCCPINLSVDANGAFTVVYRDNNDDIRDMARLISTDNAATFSKSAIVYNDNWKIMGCPHSGAISTQYGKSELLAWFSGSDQEKGIRLTTREGKKFFVLTEASAKNPALTSNGNSAVMLWEQSKGEGTPTQIAYRKIAEGQVSETTWIADATNATNSTGIVLGNQLVVAYEAKQADGKNSLKFSYVSL